In Bdellovibrio sp. ArHS, the sequence ACTGGTCCTTAAAACCGAAACTCCCGAGGAATTTACCTTCAAAGCGGGCCAATTTGTGATGCTAAACGTACCACAGGGCGAGGCCAAACCCATTCTGCGCGCCTATTCCATCGCTTCGGACGACAGAATCAAGGATGGATTTCGCCTGCTTTTCAAATTCGTTGAAAACGGGGTTGCCTCGACTTTTGTGTGGGCCTTAAAAGGTGGCGAGCTTTTGAACTTCACTGGTCCCTTCGGCAAGGTCTTCTTCCAAGAACCCCCCACAGAGCAGATTGTGTTCTTGAATACGGGAACGGGTTTGTCCCAGCATATCTGCTATCTGCTTTCTAAAAAAGAACAATACCCACACCTTCGCTACCGTATGTTGTTCGGCGTACGCTCTGAAAAAGACATGTACTATGAAAAGGAAATGGAAGCTTTGATGAAAGAGCTTCCTGACTTCAAATTTGAATTCGTTTTAAGCCGCCCTGGTGCCGACTGGAAAGGCAAGAAGGGTTACGTCCAAAACTTCATTTCTGAATTTGATTACAAGAATATCCCTACGACATTCTATTTATGCGGAAACGGCGGAATGATCAAAGAAGTAAAGCATCAACTTTTAGAAATTGATGGCTTTGATAAAACGCGCGTCTGGTCCGAAGCCTTTGACTAAAAATCGCGCCGCCCTAGAACTGATCTTTGCCGGAATCCTTTGGGGTTTTGGTTTCGTCGCCACAGTCTGGGCGCTGCGCGCTTTTTCCGCGACAGAAACGTTAGTGTTTCGCTTTATCGTGGCCTCGATTGTGGGCGAGATTCTTTATCTGGCGGCCCGAGGCCCTAACTTCACCACCATTCGTGAAGAGCTGCTTCGCGCACTGCCCGCCGGCCTTCTGCTCGGAGGCATGCTGTTATTGCAAACCATCGGGCTTAAATACACCACAGCGACCAAGAGTGGTTTTTTAACCAGTCTTTACGTAATTTTGGTTCCCCTTTTGAACGCGTGGTTTTTTAAAGCGCCTTCGACTTTAAAAAATTATCTGATCGTCGGTTTAGCTCTTGGCGGAACTTTCATCCTGGTTGATGCGAATCTTTCTGGGATCAACGTGGGCGACCTTTGGACTCTAGGTTGTTCTGTTTTCGCAGCCTTTCACATCATCTATATTGGCAAAATCTCAAATCGCGTGGGCAACGCCTTTCGCTTCAATAACTTTCAATCCTTCTGGTGTTTGCTGGCCCTCTTGCCACTGTATGCAAATCAGGAGCGCAGCCCATGGCCGCAAGACATGACTCCCTGGTTGGGAATTCTGTGTTTGGGCTTAGGCTCCAGCATCATTGCCTTTTATCTGCAAGTCAGAACCCAGAGAGTTCTTTCTGATTCGACAGCCAGCATGCTCTTTCTTTTAGAGTCGCCGTTTGCCGCTCTTTTTGGTTTTTTGATTCTGCATGAAAGACTCAGTCTTTTTCAAAGTCTGGGCGCCGTGATTATCATGTTGGCGTCGGTTCTACAAATCTGGCTGGACCCGGCCAATAAAGAAGTCGCTGCACCGCCAAAGTCGAAGAGCCTTTAGAACTACATCTTTATCTCTACATTGCCAAAACGAATGAATACAGATTCCTCTAGCCTTGTCGAAGCCCGAGATTTGGTGTGGAGAAAATCTGGATGGCGCGAACCGGGCGACAGCCCGGCGGTGTCAGTTTCAATGTTGAAGCTGTTTTTCATTTTTCTTCAAGGACCACAAGAACGACGTCACGATGATGACACCGCCACTTAATCCCGTCACCCATTCAGGGATGTGCAGGAACGGATCAGACAACATGATCATGGCCAACAACCCGATAGCATAGAAAGCCCCGTGCTCTAAGAACGCGAACTTCGTCAGGGCTTCTTTTTCCACGAACATGATCGTCAAACTTCGCACAAAGAAAGCACCGATACTTAAACCAATCATGATAATGAAAAGGTTGTGAGTGATAGCAAAGGCTCCGACGACGCCGTCGAAACTGAAAGAGGCATCCAGAACTTCCAGGTACAGGAACATACCAGCGCTGGCTTTGTGCACGTCTTTCATTTGATCATCAGAGGCCTCTAGCCAAGAACCAATGCCGTCGACAATAACGTAAGTGATCAACCCCGCCATCCCCGCTTTAACAAAACGCAGAGATTCATCATCTGGAAGGAACTGAGAAATGATAGCAAGAATGATCAAACTTAAAGCCACTTCGATGGCTTCCACTTTACTGCCTAAGTAAGCCGTGGGTTTTTCGATTACAGGGATCCAATGCAGATCTTTGCTTTCGTCATAGAAATACTTAAGTGCCACCATCAAAAGAAACGCCCCACCAAAAGCGGCGACTTCAAGATGAGCTCCCAACATCAGTTTGGCATAGTCGTCGGGTTTTGTCGCCGCCATCACCAAGGCTTCCCAAGGACTGACGTGCGCCATGAAAGTCACGATCAAGAGCGGGAAGATCAAACGCATACCGAAAACAGCGATCAACATCCCCCAGGTCAGAAAGCGATGGCGCCACACCGGTGTCATCTCTTTTAGAACCACGGCATTCACAATGGCGTTGTCAAAAGAAAGAGAGATCTCAAGAATTGCCAAAATAAAAGCGATAAACAGAGCGCTTAAACCCGCACCCACGCTGCCGCCGTAATAGTGACCAACAAAATAGGAACCGATCAGTCCCAGAATCGTGAAAATAAAAGAGCCCGTAAAGTATTTCATGCCCAAAAATTCGTCGATTCCGGGCCAAGAATCAAGCCTTATTTAAGAACGAGTTTCAGGAATTTTCCGGTCTCGCTGCTGGAAACTTTGGCAACCTGTTCCGGAGTGCCGGTCGCGACGATCAAGCCGCCCCCTTTACCACCATCGGGCCCCAAATCAATCACATGGTCCGCCGTTTTAACAACTTCCATATTGTGCTCGATAACGAGCACCGTGTTGCCCGCGTCAGCCAACTCCTGAATCAATTCGACAAGCTTACGAACATCGTCGAAATGAAGTCCCGTTGTTGGTTCATCCAGAATATACAGGGTTTTTCCCGTGCCCCGACGGGACAGCTCTTTGGATAGTTTCACCCGCTGCGCTTCCCCACCGGAAAGTGTCGTCGAGCTTTGCCCCAAGGTCATATAATCCAACCCCACCCGGTGTAAGGTTTCAAGCTTGCGATAGATCTGAGAGTGATTACGGAAGAATTCCAAGGCCTCGCCGACACTCATTTCCAAGACATCAGCAATGGACTTGTTTTTGTATTTGATATTTAAAGTCTCGCGATTATAACGGCGCCCCTGACAGGTGTCGCACGTCACAAAAACATCGCTCAAAAAGTGCATCTCGACGCGAATCTGGCCGTGTCCCATACAGGTTTCACAGCGACCACCCTTGACGTTGAAACTAAAACGACCCGGTTCGTAGCCGCGCAGTTTAGAATCAGGAAGATTCGCAAACAAATCACGAATCATCGGAAATAGACCGACGTAAGTTGCCGGCGTCGAACGCGGCGTTCGCCCGATAGGTCTTTGATTAATATCAATCACCTTATCAATCTTGTCCAAACCGTCAATTTTTTTATAAGGAGATGGCTGCGCCAAGGCCTCATAAAAATGCTGTGCTAAGATTTTATAAAGCGTATCGATGATCAGCGTACTTTTACCTGATCCCGAAACTCCGGTCACCGCAGTGAAGGTACCCAAAGGAATAGAAAGATCCACATTGCGAAGATTGTTGCCGGTGGCGCCGACGATCTTTAAGAACTCACCGTTGCCCTTACGACGCTCTTTGGGAATCGGAATTCGCACTTCACCTTTCAGGTATTTCCCAGTCAGCGAGTTCGGATTTTTTTCCAGTTCCTGAGGCGTCCCCTGAGCCATCATTTGCCCGCCCAGCACGCCAGCCCGCGGCCCCAAATCAACGACAAAATCGGCATAACGAATGGTGTCCTCGTCGTGCTCAACTAATAAAATGGTATTACCGCGATCTTTCAATTCACCGATAATGTCCAGCAGTCGATGGTGATCTCGGGGATGAAGACCAATACTTGGTTCATCCATCACATACAAGACACCGATCAAAGAAGAACCCACCTGAGTCGCCAGACGAATCCGTTGCGCTTCACCACCGGAAAGAGTTCTGGCGGGACGACTTAAAGAAAGATAGGAGGTTCCCACGCGAATAAGATACTCAAGACGCGACACAATTTGTTTGACGATTTTTTCCGCGATCAACTGATCTTTGGATTTCCATTTGATTTTAGAAATCCAGTCGCGCAGCTCGACCGCGCTTAAATCCGCAAGCTCGGCGATGGTCTTTTCGCCGACACGGATATTCAACGCCTCTTTTTTCAAACGCGTGCCCTGACAATCCGGGCAGGCGTTTAGAATCATCTCTTCGCCTTCGTCATCATCTTCGTCAGACGTCTTTTTGCCCTTGTATTTGTAAACGACCTTGTCGAGCTTTTTTCCGCCCACTTCCGAGTCTGAAAACTGTTCTTCCTCTTCCAAATCCAAAGTGCCTAAACCATTACAAGTTGCGCAGGCCCCCCGCGGATTATTGAAACTGAAAATGCGCGGTTCAATTTCAGGAAAGCTGTAACCACATTGTGGACAGGCCGAGTGCAAAGAGTAAGCAGTGCGTTCGCCATCCAAAGTTTCGATAATCACCCGGCCGTTGGCCATACTGAGCGAAGTATTAATACTTTCCGCCAAACGGTGTTTAAGAGTGTCTTTAAGAATCAATTGATCGACGACCAGATCAATATCGTGGGTTTTGGTTTTCGCTAGTTTCGTCGCTTTATCCAAATCAATCATCTTGCCATCGACTTTGGCTTTGACGAAACCCTTCTTAGCCCAGCGTTGAAACTCGGCCAGGAATTCCCCTTTTTTTCCGGAAGCCATGGGCGCAAGAACATAGAACTTGGTCCCCAGACTTTTCTTCATCACGTCGTCAATGATCTGCTGAGGCGTCTGACTGCTGACAGGAATGTGATGAATGGGACATTCGGGAATCCCTACTTTTGCATATAGCAGTCGCAAATAATCATAGATTTCCGTTACGGTGCCTACGGTGGAACGCGGGTTGGTGCTGACCGACTTTTGATCAATAGCAATCGCGGGAGAAAGTCCGGTGATGGAATCGACTTCAGGTTTTTTGAGCTGCTCCAGAAAGTTTCGCGCATAGGCTGAAAGACTTTCCACGTAGCGCCGTTGGCCTTCTGCATAGACGGTGTCAAATGCCAAAGATGACTTTCCACTGCCGCTCAGACCCGTAAAAACCGTGATCTTGTTGCGAGGAATGGTCACGCTGACATTCTTCAAGTTATGTTCTTTGGCGCCTTTTACTATGATTCCGTCTTCTTCTGCTTGCGACATAAGCCCTCATTCTAGGATGAGGCGCGCAGAACAGCAAGAGCCCGTCGTTGAAATGCAGTGCTTCTATTATAAACCAAACCCGCAGCGGCGCTTGATGTAGGCGTCAAAATCAGAATCTGAGAAGTATTTGAAACGCGCCGCCGAACTCTTGGACTGGTCCGGCCATAACTCCGCCGTGGGGACCTTGCAGGACCGGCCCTGTTTACTGATCGTGGCCGTCCCACCGCGCTGCAAGCGAGGCTCTTCGCCCACGCGATCAACTCGAACCATCACACCATTCCCATTGTAAGAGACATTGGCGGGGTTCAAAGCTTTGCCACCAGAGGTGATGGCGCCATTTTCAGACAGAACGCCGCCGATAACTTCTTTGGTTTGCGCATTGAACGTGACAGTTTCACCGGTGGGCAAGGTGACAATCTGCTTGTTTCCTTCAACGCGAATATGCGGCAAGGTCTTTCGCGGCAAAAGAATAAAATAACTTTCCTGAGTCTGACTGATGGTCGCATTGGGCATGTCACTGATCGAAAAGCCCAGACTTTGTCGAGCACCTGCTTCGAATTCAAAACTCCATTCGCGCATGCGGGATTCGCCACTGCTGACAATCTTATTGGGACCGCGATTGAAAAACTTAAACTTGCCCGGAGTGGGGTCGTCTCCATAAGAACAGACATCGTAGCCGCCCGTCTTAGAGGCGCAACGAACGGGACGAAGCCCATAGGGATTGACCGTTCTCGTCGGAGGCTCCATCACCGGAGAATCTTGAGACGCTTTCGCCGACCAACTCAATAAATTCTCTGGAGCATTCAAGGGCGTGACGACGTCACGGGAATACAACGACGAAATTTCACAATCCGCACAAGGACCGCCCACCTTACCGTGATCTCTGACTGTTCTGTTGGCTTGGGAAAGATTTTCGGCAACTCGTTCCGCGACTTCAGAAGCCGGCACACGCAAAGCGGGAGTTTCCTGGGTCGTCTTCACCTGGGTCGCTAACTCGACCCGCTCTGTGGAAGCTTCCGCCTGCACTTCTTCTTCCGCTGGATACAGCTTCATCGTGGGCTTGGCGGAATTGTAGTACACCCACACGGATTCCCCTTTATGAGGCCCCGAGGTCAGTTCGACTTTCAAACCATAATTTCCAGAGTTAAATTTCTTAGTTTCTTCGATGCGCCCCCGAGTTCCCGGTGGCATCACAAACTTCACATTCTTGGTGGATTTTAAGAAATTCGCTGAATAACGAGCATTAAAATAGCCTTCAAGCTCAACGATTTCATTGCCCTTGAAGCCAAGACAAACAACTGCCAAAAAAATCAGAAAAATATGTTTTGCCCGCATCACAAAACATATCGGCTTTGCGCTGACACTTCCCAACCCTTAAATTCCAAAAACCCAAGAGAATTTCAGAAATGCCACGCGACGTTTCCCAAACTGAGACAAGAGCTAAGCCACCACTATTCTTTCGCTTGGCAAGCAGGACAGACACCATACAACTCTAAAATGTGATGGGTCAGCTTAAAGCCAAACTGATGGGCCACTTTTTCTTGAAGGCCTTCGATCGCCTTATTTTCAAACTCACAAATCTTTCCGCACTTCACACAGGTTAAGTGGTCATGGTGCCCTTTGGGGGTCAACTCATAGCGAGCCGGCAATCCCCCCATACGAACTTCTGTCACGAAGCTGCCTTCGGTCAAAGTGCGCAGGAAACGATACACCGTCGCAAAACCAATATCCGGATGATCTTTATTAAGCTTTTCATACAACTCTTGGGCGGTGACGTGACGACGTCCATCGTGCAAAGCCTTCAGGATGGCCATACGCTGAGTCGTCACTTTAAGATTAAGAGCACGGATAATTCGTTTTAATTCGGGCTCTTCAAATTGTTCCGCGTGAACGACGATATCCTCGTCGTGCTGTCTTGGTAGAAATGGAACTGTGTCTTTACCCATGGGCACCTCGAACGATCATTTATAGGAGAAGTGCCTGGGGAAGTCCAAATAATTAAGAATCATTATCAGTTGATTCTTAATTAGACGGCAGTTTTTTCTAAGGAGTCCACCTAAGTCCTAGAAACTTCGCAGGTTTTTCCCTTTAGATATATGAGAAACCGCATTGTGCGGATGCAGACTTTCGACATGGCTGAACTCAGCGACATAGTCGTGAATATCCGCTTTGGCATCCAAAGCTTCCTTCACACGACGAGCGGCATCCTCGCAAAACATCAGGTTTTGGCCATTGCGAAGCGCGAACTCTTGTTCGTCTTCCCTTTTCACAGCCCCTTGCACGGCCGTTTGTAAGGCTTCTTCAACAACGTCGATCAACTCGCCATAGTTGTAGTCGGGACCCACTTCCACTTTGACTCGTGCAAAACTTCTTTGCGCATGCGGAGTCGCGACAATACCTTGAGGTGTTCCCAGCCAGGAATGAACAATATCAAAATCCAAAGATCTGTCGGCAAATTGCTGTTTGAAGCTATCCTGAATCAACTGT encodes:
- a CDS encoding Fur family transcriptional regulator translates to MGKDTVPFLPRQHDEDIVVHAEQFEEPELKRIIRALNLKVTTQRMAILKALHDGRRHVTAQELYEKLNKDHPDIGFATVYRFLRTLTEGSFVTEVRMGGLPARYELTPKGHHDHLTCVKCGKICEFENKAIEGLQEKVAHQFGFKLTHHILELYGVCPACQAKE
- a CDS encoding DMT family transporter, which encodes MALIKRASGPKPLTKNRAALELIFAGILWGFGFVATVWALRAFSATETLVFRFIVASIVGEILYLAARGPNFTTIREELLRALPAGLLLGGMLLLQTIGLKYTTATKSGFLTSLYVILVPLLNAWFFKAPSTLKNYLIVGLALGGTFILVDANLSGINVGDLWTLGCSVFAAFHIIYIGKISNRVGNAFRFNNFQSFWCLLALLPLYANQERSPWPQDMTPWLGILCLGLGSSIIAFYLQVRTQRVLSDSTASMLFLLESPFAALFGFLILHERLSLFQSLGAVIIMLASVLQIWLDPANKEVAAPPKSKSL
- a CDS encoding DUF475 domain-containing protein; its protein translation is MKYFTGSFIFTILGLIGSYFVGHYYGGSVGAGLSALFIAFILAILEISLSFDNAIVNAVVLKEMTPVWRHRFLTWGMLIAVFGMRLIFPLLIVTFMAHVSPWEALVMAATKPDDYAKLMLGAHLEVAAFGGAFLLMVALKYFYDESKDLHWIPVIEKPTAYLGSKVEAIEVALSLIILAIISQFLPDDESLRFVKAGMAGLITYVIVDGIGSWLEASDDQMKDVHKASAGMFLYLEVLDASFSFDGVVGAFAITHNLFIIMIGLSIGAFFVRSLTIMFVEKEALTKFAFLEHGAFYAIGLLAMIMLSDPFLHIPEWVTGLSGGVIIVTSFLWSLKKNEKQLQH
- the uvrA gene encoding excinuclease ABC subunit UvrA, producing MSQAEEDGIIVKGAKEHNLKNVSVTIPRNKITVFTGLSGSGKSSLAFDTVYAEGQRRYVESLSAYARNFLEQLKKPEVDSITGLSPAIAIDQKSVSTNPRSTVGTVTEIYDYLRLLYAKVGIPECPIHHIPVSSQTPQQIIDDVMKKSLGTKFYVLAPMASGKKGEFLAEFQRWAKKGFVKAKVDGKMIDLDKATKLAKTKTHDIDLVVDQLILKDTLKHRLAESINTSLSMANGRVIIETLDGERTAYSLHSACPQCGYSFPEIEPRIFSFNNPRGACATCNGLGTLDLEEEEQFSDSEVGGKKLDKVVYKYKGKKTSDEDDDEGEEMILNACPDCQGTRLKKEALNIRVGEKTIAELADLSAVELRDWISKIKWKSKDQLIAEKIVKQIVSRLEYLIRVGTSYLSLSRPARTLSGGEAQRIRLATQVGSSLIGVLYVMDEPSIGLHPRDHHRLLDIIGELKDRGNTILLVEHDEDTIRYADFVVDLGPRAGVLGGQMMAQGTPQELEKNPNSLTGKYLKGEVRIPIPKERRKGNGEFLKIVGATGNNLRNVDLSIPLGTFTAVTGVSGSGKSTLIIDTLYKILAQHFYEALAQPSPYKKIDGLDKIDKVIDINQRPIGRTPRSTPATYVGLFPMIRDLFANLPDSKLRGYEPGRFSFNVKGGRCETCMGHGQIRVEMHFLSDVFVTCDTCQGRRYNRETLNIKYKNKSIADVLEMSVGEALEFFRNHSQIYRKLETLHRVGLDYMTLGQSSTTLSGGEAQRVKLSKELSRRGTGKTLYILDEPTTGLHFDDVRKLVELIQELADAGNTVLVIEHNMEVVKTADHVIDLGPDGGKGGGLIVATGTPEQVAKVSSSETGKFLKLVLK
- a CDS encoding FAD-binding oxidoreductase; amino-acid sequence: MSSVRKVYHMRVTEIIDHTPTVRELVLKTETPEEFTFKAGQFVMLNVPQGEAKPILRAYSIASDDRIKDGFRLLFKFVENGVASTFVWALKGGELLNFTGPFGKVFFQEPPTEQIVFLNTGTGLSQHICYLLSKKEQYPHLRYRMLFGVRSEKDMYYEKEMEALMKELPDFKFEFVLSRPGADWKGKKGYVQNFISEFDYKNIPTTFYLCGNGGMIKEVKHQLLEIDGFDKTRVWSEAFD